The following coding sequences are from one Eleginops maclovinus isolate JMC-PN-2008 ecotype Puerto Natales chromosome 11, JC_Emac_rtc_rv5, whole genome shotgun sequence window:
- the LOC134872530 gene encoding uncharacterized protein LOC134872530, translated as MNLFCFTLEGSSESIYEAPYRETRKEVLPKHQCSPSLLRPQWGGSNPSISSVRPKSTIKVKRNNRRSHVPTSPLENETLDIDHAGWMSSGHRQDLCHQRKVMCEAPCQSSTLTRDDRTRTDLSAQGAETAETAESIYSTGSLKRLKNLNLLHIKKGHQSGAAERRGPLRTKIMWQMSLVTTIQCWAALAWGREQRGSLLMLHHHNTTNRPKMSM; from the exons ATGAACTTGTTCTGCTTCACTCTG gAGGGCTCGTCAGAAAGCATATATGAAGCACCCTATAGAGAAACACGTAAGGAAGTCCTACCAAAGCACCAGTGCAGCCCTTCTCTTCTGAGGCCCCAGTGGGGCGGCTCAAATCCATCCATCAGTTCT GTCCGACCAAAGAGTACAATCAAAGTAAAGAGGAATAATAGAAG GTCACATGTGCCAACATCACctttggaaaatgaaacattag ACATTGACCATGCCGGCTGGATGTCATCAGGCCACAGACAGGACTTATGTCATCAAAGGAAAG TGATGTGTGAAGCTCCGTGTCAGAGCAGCACGCTGACGAGGGATGACAGGACACGGACAGATCTATCAGCTCAG GGTGCTGAAACTGCTGAGACAGCAGAATCAATATACTCCACAGGGAGCCTAAAGAGGTTAAAGAACCTAAACCTGCTGCACATTAAGAAGGGACACCAgagtggagctgcagagagaagaggacCTCTGAGAACAAAG ATCATGTGGCAGATGAGTTTGGTAACAACAATCCAGTGTTGGGCTGCATTGGCCTGGGgaagagaacagagaggaagcCTTCTAATGCTCCATCACCACAACACCACCAACAGGCCAAAGATGTCCATGTAG